Proteins co-encoded in one Fusarium musae strain F31 chromosome 3, whole genome shotgun sequence genomic window:
- a CDS encoding hypothetical protein (EggNog:ENOG41~antiSMASH:Cluster_3.2~BUSCO:EOG09264EGS) translates to MGVIGIGLIVASVVWVLVRPPSWMPEPLQILLRWRGTGPPAIVAKDAAETEADDADPGPCIMVSDHEVEPGPRLRARPADNRTTRDDDQRRDQGKAIATAIDIPTSSSMIDRKDAASMPPPPLPKVASPPPTIAEPEEQTTPKAVASDPPSISVPSFNLDNAPIAPSSHPAPRRNPTAPGPALSPDPTSMMPPPAPGRLPPPKFSAAPPAGRMPSLSQFPAVNSPQRARGPVPNRGPPSSGGLAPPPTHSSKPSKPNRKVLLTPGHSPLDWARISGPNADLRGVEPQTPYLRVTPSMLKRMTGRKGKDAWMALNGKVYNVTPYADFHPGGVPELMRGAGRDGTKLFGEIHPWVNYETMLSACLVGLLVEESEGTESQMDQMD, encoded by the coding sequence ATGGGCGTTATTGGTATCGGCCTCATCGTTGCCTCTGTTGTCTGGGTGCTTGTTCGTCCGCCGTCATGGATGCCAGAGCCGCTGCAGATCCTCCTCCGCTGGAGGGGGACAGGTCCTCCTGCTATTGTAGCTAAGGACGCGGCTGAGactgaagctgatgatgctgatccTGGACCCTGTATCATGGTGTCGGATCACGAGGTGGAACCGGGCCCTCGACTCCGGGCACGTCCGGCCGATAACCGTACCACACGAGACGACGACCAGCGTCGAGACCAGGGAAAGGCTATCGCTACAGCGATCGATATACCAACCTCCTCGTCGATGATAGACAGGAAAGACGCCGCTTCTATGCCGCCGCCTCCTTTACCAAAGGTTGCATCCCCACCTCCAACCATCGCCGAACCCGAAGAACAAACAACTCCCAAGGCTGTCGCATCCGATCCTCCCTCTATTTCCGTCCCCAGCTTCAATCTCGACAATGCTCCTATTGCGCCGAGTTCACACCCCGCCCCGCGTCGGAACCCCACAGCCCCGGGCCCCGCTCTCTCCCCGGATCCAACCTCCATGATGCCGCCTCCAGCTCCGGgccgtcttcctcctcccaagTTCTCGGCTGCCCCACCTGCTGGTCGCATGCCATCACTCTCTCAGTTCCCCGCCGTGAACTCACCACAACGCGCTCGTGGCCCTGTACCAAACCGAGGTCCTCCATCGTCAGGTGGCCTGGCACCTCCACCTACACACTCATCTAAACCCAGCAAGCCCAATCGCAAGGTCCTCCTCACGCCAGGCCACTCTCCTCTCGACTGGGCTCGCATATCTGGACCTAACGCCGACCTCCGCGGTGTCGAACCTCAAACGCCATACCTGCGCGTGACTCCATCCATGCTGAAGCGCATGACAGGTCGCAAGGGCAAAGATGCTTGGATGGCTCTGAACGGCAAGGTATACAATGTTACACCCTATGCCGACTTTCATCCTGGCGGTGTTCCCGAGTTGATGCGTGGGGCTGGGCGTGACGGGACCAAGCTGTTTGGCGAGATTCACCCTTGGGTGAACTACGAGACTATGCTATCAGCCTGTCTCGTAGGCCTTCTTGTGGAGGAGTCTGAAGGCACCGAGAGTCAGATGGACCAGATGGATTAG